Proteins encoded together in one Pseudomonas sp. TCU-HL1 window:
- a CDS encoding ATP-binding SpoIIE family protein phosphatase codes for MPSPLTILIAEDNAADRLLLSTIVNRQGHRALTAANGREAVALFQQEQPQLVLMDALMPEMDGFEAARRIKQLAGEALVPIIFLTSLTENEALVRCLEAGGDDFLAKPYNRVILEAKIKALDRLRRLQDTVLQQRDLIARHNEHLVTEQRVAKAVFDKVAHSGCLSAPNIRYLQSPYALFNGDLLLAAYKPSGGMHVLLGDFTGHGLPAAIGAMPLAEVFYGMTAKGYAMADILREMNAKLKRILPVGVFCCATFLNLSFQRRMVEVWNGGLPEGYLRRAYGGERVPLVSRHLPLGVLDQGSFNAHFEAYPIETGDRIFLVSDGVLETRNDSDEVFGDQRLRAVFDANSDGNRLFDEIQLALSAFRGHAQDDVSMIEVRMLDDSNERAKLAFTDSGQSSALDWSASFEFRAQTLKRFNPLPFLLQLLLEVQGLRDQGGALYTVLAELYSNALEHGVLGLDSSLKRNAEGFARYYRERTERLGGLEEGYVRFNLQLVPEGRGGRLLVQVEDSGKGFDLGAALASAPETGSLCGRGLTLVSQLAARCEPAEDGNGIQVEFRWPVQA; via the coding sequence ATGCCGTCGCCGCTCACGATCCTGATTGCCGAGGACAACGCGGCGGACAGGCTGCTGTTGTCGACCATCGTCAATCGCCAGGGCCACCGCGCCCTGACTGCTGCCAACGGCCGTGAGGCCGTGGCGCTGTTCCAGCAGGAACAACCGCAACTGGTTCTGATGGACGCCTTGATGCCGGAGATGGATGGCTTCGAGGCGGCCCGCCGCATCAAGCAGCTGGCGGGTGAGGCCCTGGTGCCGATCATCTTCCTCACCTCGCTCACCGAGAACGAAGCGCTGGTGCGCTGCCTGGAGGCGGGTGGCGACGACTTCCTCGCCAAGCCCTACAACCGGGTCATTCTCGAGGCCAAGATCAAGGCCCTGGACCGCCTGCGCCGGCTGCAGGACACCGTGCTGCAGCAGCGCGACCTGATCGCCCGGCACAACGAGCACCTGGTCACCGAGCAGCGGGTGGCCAAGGCGGTGTTCGACAAGGTGGCTCACTCCGGTTGCCTCAGCGCACCGAACATCCGCTATCTGCAATCGCCCTACGCGCTGTTCAACGGCGATCTGCTGCTGGCGGCCTACAAGCCGTCGGGCGGCATGCACGTGCTGCTGGGCGATTTCACCGGTCACGGGTTGCCGGCGGCGATAGGCGCCATGCCCCTGGCTGAAGTGTTCTACGGCATGACCGCCAAGGGTTATGCGATGGCCGACATCCTGCGGGAGATGAACGCCAAGCTGAAACGCATCCTGCCGGTGGGCGTGTTCTGCTGTGCCACCTTCCTCAACCTGAGCTTCCAGCGGCGGATGGTCGAAGTGTGGAACGGCGGCCTTCCCGAGGGTTACCTGCGTCGCGCCTACGGCGGCGAACGGGTGCCCCTGGTGTCGCGTCACCTGCCGCTGGGTGTGCTTGACCAGGGCAGCTTCAATGCGCATTTCGAGGCCTACCCCATTGAGACCGGGGACCGCATCTTCCTGGTCTCCGACGGCGTGCTGGAGACCCGCAATGACAGCGACGAAGTGTTCGGCGACCAGCGCCTGCGTGCGGTGTTCGACGCCAACAGTGACGGCAATCGGCTGTTCGATGAAATCCAGCTGGCGTTGAGCGCCTTCCGTGGTCATGCCCAGGATGACGTGAGCATGATCGAAGTGCGCATGCTCGATGACTCCAACGAGCGCGCCAAGCTGGCGTTCACCGACAGCGGCCAGTCCAGTGCGCTGGACTGGTCGGCGTCCTTCGAATTCCGTGCCCAGACCCTCAAACGCTTCAATCCCTTGCCGTTCCTCCTGCAGTTGCTGCTGGAGGTCCAGGGGCTGCGCGACCAGGGCGGCGCCCTCTATACCGTGCTTGCCGAGCTCTACTCCAATGCACTGGAGCACGGGGTGCTGGGGCTGGATTCGTCCCTCAAGCGCAATGCCGAAGGTTTCGCCCGCTACTACCGGGAACGGACCGAGCGTCTGGGCGGGCTGGAAGAAGGGTACGTGCGGTTCAACCTGCAACTGGTCCCCGAAGGCCGGGGAGGGCGGTTGCTGGTCCAAGTGGAGGACAGTGGCAAGGGCTTCGATCTAGGGGCGGCGCTCGCGTCGGCGCCGGAAACGGGCAGCCTGTGCGGTCGTGGCCTGACGCTGGTCAGCCAGCTCGCGGCGCGTTGTGAGCCTGCCGAGGATGGCAACGGCATACAGGTCGAGTTCCGCTGGCCGGTTCAGGCATAA
- a CDS encoding STAS domain-containing protein encodes MAITSMPSDDGQELTIYIQGRFDFGAHQEFRDAYERVNATPKRYVVDLKGTTYLDSSALGMLLLLRDHAGGERAQIRLANCNPDVRKILAISNFEQLFQIA; translated from the coding sequence ATGGCCATCACTTCGATGCCCTCCGACGATGGGCAGGAGCTGACCATCTACATCCAGGGACGATTCGATTTCGGCGCCCACCAGGAGTTCCGCGACGCCTATGAGCGCGTCAACGCCACGCCCAAGCGCTACGTCGTGGACCTGAAGGGCACCACCTATCTCGACAGTTCCGCCCTTGGCATGCTGCTCCTGCTGCGTGACCACGCCGGTGGCGAGCGTGCGCAGATCCGTCTGGCCAACTGCAACCCCGACGTTCGCAAGATCCTCGCCATCTCCAATTTCGAACAACTGTTCCAGATCGCCTGA
- the fliJ gene encoding flagellar export protein FliJ — MSRSRAARLAPVVEMAERTEREAARMLGRCQGQLTQAEMKLGELERYRSDYQQQWIEEGRRGVSGQWLMNYQRFLSQLESAIGQQMQSVKWHRDNLDKARAAWQKHHARLEGLRKLVQRYLDEARAAEDKREQKLLDELVQRLPARGEE, encoded by the coding sequence ATGTCCCGTAGTCGCGCAGCGCGCCTGGCACCCGTCGTTGAAATGGCCGAGCGCACCGAACGCGAGGCGGCGCGCATGCTCGGGCGTTGCCAAGGCCAACTGACCCAGGCTGAAATGAAGCTCGGCGAGCTGGAGCGCTACCGCTCCGACTACCAGCAGCAGTGGATCGAGGAAGGTCGACGTGGAGTCTCCGGCCAGTGGCTGATGAACTACCAGCGCTTCCTGTCCCAACTGGAATCCGCCATTGGCCAGCAGATGCAGAGCGTCAAATGGCACCGCGACAACCTCGACAAGGCCCGCGCAGCCTGGCAGAAACACCACGCGCGCCTGGAAGGGCTGCGCAAGCTGGTGCAGCGCTATCTCGACGAGGCCCGCGCGGCGGAAGACAAGCGCGAGCAGAAGCTGCTGGACGAACTGGTCCAGCGCCTGCCCGCCAGAGGTGAGGAGTAG
- the fliI gene encoding flagellar protein export ATPase FliI — MRIERASFAKRLAGYNDVIDLPSQPLVEGRLLRMVGLTLEAEGLRAPVGSRCLVINDDSYHPVQVEAEVMGFSGSKIYLMPVGSLSGIAPGARVVPLPDTGRLPMGMSMLGRVLDGAGRALDGKGGMRAEDWVPMDGPTINPLKRHPISEPLDVGIRSINSLLTVGRGQRLGLFAGTGVGKSVLLGMMTRFTEAEIIVVGLIGERGREVKEFIEHILGEEGLKRSVVVASPADDAPLMRLRAAMYCTRIAEYFRDKGKNVLLLMDSLTRFAQAQREIALAIGEPPATKGYPPSVFAKLPKLVERAGNAEQGGGSITAFYTVLSEGDDQQDPIADAARGVLDGHFVLSRRLAEEGHYPAIDIEASISRVMPQVVSPDHMKLAQRFKQLWSRYQQSRDLISVGAYVAGGDPDTDLAIARQPAMSAFLRQGLDESERLTQSAQRLAASLGVQG; from the coding sequence ATGCGTATTGAACGGGCCAGCTTCGCCAAGCGCCTGGCGGGCTACAACGACGTCATCGATCTACCCTCGCAACCCCTGGTGGAGGGCCGCCTGCTGCGCATGGTGGGCCTCACGCTGGAAGCCGAAGGTCTGCGTGCGCCGGTGGGCAGCCGCTGCCTGGTGATCAACGACGACAGCTATCACCCGGTGCAAGTGGAAGCCGAAGTGATGGGCTTTTCCGGCAGCAAGATCTACCTGATGCCGGTGGGCAGCCTGTCCGGCATTGCGCCGGGCGCCCGCGTGGTGCCGTTGCCGGATACCGGCCGCCTGCCCATGGGCATGTCCATGCTCGGCCGTGTGCTGGATGGCGCCGGCCGTGCCCTGGATGGCAAGGGCGGAATGAGGGCGGAGGATTGGGTGCCGATGGATGGTCCCACCATCAACCCGCTGAAACGTCACCCCATCAGCGAGCCCCTGGACGTGGGCATCCGCTCGATCAATTCACTGCTCACGGTGGGACGCGGCCAGCGCCTTGGCCTGTTCGCCGGTACCGGCGTGGGCAAGAGCGTGTTGCTGGGCATGATGACCCGCTTCACCGAAGCGGAAATCATCGTGGTCGGCCTGATCGGTGAACGGGGCCGCGAGGTGAAGGAATTCATCGAGCACATCCTTGGCGAGGAAGGTCTCAAGCGCTCGGTGGTCGTCGCCTCCCCGGCGGACGATGCGCCGCTGATGCGCCTGCGTGCCGCGATGTACTGCACCCGTATCGCCGAATACTTCCGCGACAAGGGCAAGAACGTCCTGTTGCTGATGGATTCCCTGACCCGTTTCGCCCAGGCCCAGCGCGAAATCGCTCTGGCCATCGGCGAGCCGCCAGCGACCAAGGGTTATCCACCGTCGGTGTTCGCCAAGCTGCCGAAGCTGGTAGAGCGTGCCGGTAATGCGGAGCAGGGCGGTGGTTCGATCACCGCCTTCTACACCGTGCTTTCCGAAGGCGATGACCAACAGGACCCGATCGCGGACGCCGCGCGGGGCGTGCTCGACGGCCACTTCGTGCTGTCTCGTCGCCTGGCCGAGGAGGGGCACTACCCGGCCATCGACATTGAAGCCTCCATCAGCCGGGTCATGCCTCAGGTGGTCAGCCCTGACCACATGAAGCTCGCCCAGCGCTTCAAGCAGCTCTGGTCGCGTTACCAGCAGAGCCGCGACCTGATCAGCGTCGGTGCCTACGTTGCCGGCGGCGATCCGGACACCGATCTTGCCATCGCCCGCCAGCCGGCCATGAGCGCCTTCCTGCGGCAGGGCCTGGACGAAAGCGAGCGCCTGACCCAGAGCGCCCAGCGCCTGGCGGCCTCCCTCGGCGTCCAGGGCTGA
- the fliH gene encoding flagellar assembly protein FliH produces MGNKEQASELIRAKDVNAFDRWSLPSFDPDAPAPVEQEEAPVETASAPEPEPQIEEVPVEDVKPLTLDELEAIRQDAYNEGFATGERDGFHAGQLKARQEADAAINARLAQLDTLMGQLLEPIAEQDRQIEESLVHLTSLITRQVIQRELRLDSSQIRHVLREALKLLPMGAGNVRIHINPQDFEQVKLLRERHEESWRILEDESLEPGGCRVETEHSRIDASIETRLSQAMKQLFEQQREQKVHPPSADLVVDLEAQDSLDHAY; encoded by the coding sequence ATGGGCAACAAGGAACAGGCAAGCGAGCTGATCCGCGCCAAGGACGTCAACGCCTTCGATCGCTGGTCGCTGCCCAGCTTCGACCCGGACGCTCCCGCGCCCGTCGAGCAGGAAGAGGCGCCGGTCGAGACGGCATCCGCCCCCGAGCCTGAGCCGCAGATCGAGGAGGTCCCGGTCGAGGACGTCAAGCCGCTGACGCTGGACGAACTCGAGGCCATCCGCCAGGACGCCTACAACGAAGGCTTTGCCACCGGCGAGCGCGACGGCTTCCATGCCGGCCAGCTCAAGGCCAGGCAGGAAGCCGACGCGGCTATCAACGCCCGCCTGGCCCAGCTCGACACCCTGATGGGCCAACTGCTGGAGCCCATTGCCGAGCAGGACCGGCAGATCGAGGAATCCCTGGTGCACCTCACCAGCCTGATCACCCGTCAGGTGATCCAGCGTGAGCTGCGCCTGGACTCCAGCCAGATCCGCCATGTCCTGCGCGAGGCGCTGAAACTGCTGCCCATGGGGGCAGGCAACGTGCGCATCCATATCAACCCGCAGGACTTCGAGCAGGTGAAGTTGCTGCGTGAGCGCCACGAAGAAAGCTGGCGCATTCTCGAAGACGAATCCCTGGAACCTGGTGGTTGCCGGGTCGAGACGGAGCATTCGCGCATCGACGCCAGCATCGAGACGCGCCTGAGCCAGGCCATGAAGCAGCTCTTCGAGCAGCAGCGCGAACAGAAGGTCCATCCACCGTCGGCCGACCTGGTCGTGGACCTGGAAGCCCAGGACAGCCTCGACCATGCGTATTGA
- the fliG gene encoding flagellar motor switch protein FliG — protein sequence MSENRVQAKLNKVDKAAILLLSLGETDAAQVLRHMGPKEVQRVGVAMAQMRNIHREQVEQVMSEFVEIVGDQTSLGVGADGYIRKMLTQALGEDKANNLIDRILLGGSTSGLDSLKWMEPRAVADVIRYEHPQIQAIVVAYLDPDQAAEVLSHFDHKVRLDIVLRVSSLNTVQPSALKELNLILEKQFAGNASTTRTTMGGVKRAADIMNFLDSSVEGQLMDSIREVDDDLSTQIEDLMFVFDNLADVDDRGIQALLREVSSDVLVLALKGSDDAIKEKVFKNMSKRAAELLRDDLEAKGPVRVSDVESAQKEILTIARRMAEAGEIALGGKGGEEMI from the coding sequence ATGAGTGAGAATCGCGTCCAAGCCAAGCTGAACAAGGTCGACAAGGCCGCCATTCTGTTGCTGTCGCTGGGTGAGACTGACGCGGCCCAGGTGCTTCGCCACATGGGGCCGAAGGAAGTGCAACGGGTCGGCGTCGCCATGGCGCAGATGCGCAACATCCACCGCGAGCAGGTGGAGCAGGTGATGAGCGAGTTCGTCGAGATAGTCGGCGACCAGACCAGCCTGGGCGTCGGCGCCGATGGCTACATTCGCAAGATGCTCACCCAGGCCCTGGGCGAGGACAAGGCCAACAACCTGATCGACCGCATTCTCCTGGGCGGCAGCACCAGTGGCCTGGACAGCCTGAAGTGGATGGAACCGCGCGCCGTGGCCGATGTGATCCGCTACGAGCACCCGCAGATCCAGGCGATAGTGGTCGCCTACCTCGACCCGGACCAGGCGGCCGAAGTGCTCAGCCATTTCGACCATAAGGTGCGCCTGGATATCGTCCTGCGCGTCTCGTCGCTCAACACCGTGCAGCCGTCCGCGCTCAAGGAACTCAACCTGATCCTTGAGAAGCAGTTCGCCGGCAACGCCAGTACCACCCGCACCACGATGGGCGGCGTGAAGCGCGCGGCCGACATCATGAACTTCCTCGACAGCTCGGTCGAAGGCCAGCTGATGGACTCTATCCGTGAAGTGGATGACGACCTCTCGACCCAGATCGAAGACCTGATGTTCGTCTTCGACAACCTCGCCGATGTCGACGACCGCGGTATCCAGGCGCTGCTGCGCGAGGTCTCCTCCGACGTGCTGGTGCTGGCCCTCAAGGGCTCGGACGACGCCATCAAGGAAAAGGTCTTCAAGAACATGTCCAAACGTGCCGCCGAACTGCTGCGCGACGACCTGGAAGCCAAGGGGCCGGTCCGCGTCAGCGACGTGGAGTCGGCGCAGAAGGAAATCCTCACCATCGCCCGCCGCATGGCCGAAGCCGGGGAAATCGCCCTCGGTGGCAAGGGCGGCGAAGAAATGATCTGA
- the fliF gene encoding flagellar basal-body MS-ring/collar protein FliF, translated as MAEAAVAKVPAKADAQGASEEKKPLFGLSFLENLSQMSMLRQVGLLVGLAASVAIGFAVVLWSQQPDYRPLYGSLSGMDANQVVEALGAADIPYKIEPNSGALLVKSDDLARARMKLAAAGVTPSDNTVGFEILDKEQGLGTSQFMEATRYRRGLEGELARTISSLNNVKGARVHLAIPKSSVFVRDERKPTASVLVELYSGRALEPSQVMAIVNLVATSVPELAKSQVTVVDQKGNLLSDQQELSELTMAGKQFDYTRRMETLYTQRVHSILQPVLGNGRYKAEVSADVDFSAVESTSEMFNPDQPALRSEQKLAEERQNNGGPQGVPGALSNQPPAPGAAPQQAAGSAPAGVQPGQPLLDDNGQQIIDPATGKPMLAPYPTDKRDQTTRNFELDRSISYTKQQQGRLRRLSVAVVLDDQVKLDPQTGEASRVPWSADEIARFTRLVQDSVGYDASRGDSVSVINTAFSTDTGEEIIDIPFYTQPWFWDVVKQVLGVLFILVLVFGVLRPVLNNISGTNRARELDGGRGGDVELGEMGLSGELSDDRVSLGGPQSILLPSPSDGYDAQLNAIKNLVAEDPGRVALVVKEWINADE; from the coding sequence ATGGCTGAAGCCGCTGTTGCAAAGGTCCCCGCCAAGGCAGACGCGCAAGGTGCGTCGGAAGAGAAGAAGCCGCTGTTCGGCTTGTCTTTCCTGGAAAACCTCTCGCAGATGAGCATGCTGCGTCAGGTCGGCCTGCTGGTCGGCCTGGCCGCCAGTGTCGCCATCGGTTTTGCCGTGGTGCTCTGGTCGCAGCAGCCGGACTATCGGCCGTTGTACGGCAGCCTGTCCGGGATGGACGCCAACCAGGTGGTGGAAGCCTTGGGTGCTGCGGACATCCCCTACAAGATCGAGCCCAACTCCGGCGCCTTGCTGGTGAAGTCCGACGATCTGGCCCGCGCCCGCATGAAGCTCGCCGCCGCCGGCGTCACGCCCAGCGACAACACCGTCGGTTTCGAGATTCTCGACAAGGAACAGGGGCTTGGCACCAGCCAGTTCATGGAGGCCACGCGCTACCGCCGGGGCCTGGAAGGCGAGCTGGCCCGCACCATTTCCAGCCTGAACAACGTCAAGGGTGCCCGTGTGCACCTGGCGATTCCGAAGAGCTCGGTATTCGTTCGTGACGAGCGCAAACCGACGGCTTCCGTACTCGTCGAGCTTTATTCAGGCCGCGCCCTGGAGCCGAGTCAGGTGATGGCCATCGTCAACCTCGTGGCCACCAGCGTGCCGGAGCTGGCGAAGTCCCAGGTCACGGTCGTGGACCAGAAAGGCAACCTGCTGTCCGACCAGCAGGAGCTGTCCGAGCTGACCATGGCCGGCAAGCAGTTCGACTACACCCGGCGCATGGAGACCCTGTACACCCAGCGTGTGCATAGCATCCTGCAGCCGGTTCTGGGCAATGGCCGCTACAAGGCGGAAGTTTCCGCAGACGTGGACTTCAGCGCCGTCGAATCCACGTCCGAGATGTTCAATCCGGACCAGCCGGCCCTGCGCAGCGAGCAGAAGCTCGCCGAAGAGCGGCAGAACAACGGCGGCCCGCAGGGCGTACCCGGTGCGCTGTCCAACCAGCCGCCGGCGCCCGGCGCCGCCCCCCAGCAGGCCGCCGGTTCAGCGCCGGCCGGCGTACAGCCGGGTCAGCCGCTGCTGGATGACAACGGCCAGCAGATCATCGACCCGGCCACCGGCAAGCCGATGCTCGCGCCGTACCCCACCGACAAGCGTGACCAGACCACCCGCAACTTCGAGCTGGACCGTTCCATCAGCTACACCAAGCAGCAGCAGGGCCGCCTGCGCCGGCTTTCCGTCGCGGTGGTGCTGGACGATCAGGTCAAGCTGGACCCGCAGACGGGCGAAGCCAGCCGAGTGCCCTGGAGCGCCGACGAGATCGCCCGCTTCACCCGGCTGGTGCAGGACTCGGTGGGCTATGACGCCAGCCGTGGCGACAGCGTCAGCGTGATCAACACCGCATTCTCGACCGACACTGGCGAAGAAATCATCGACATTCCGTTCTACACCCAGCCCTGGTTCTGGGATGTGGTGAAGCAGGTGCTGGGCGTGCTCTTCATCCTGGTGCTGGTGTTCGGTGTGTTGCGTCCGGTGCTGAACAACATCAGTGGCACGAACAGGGCCAGGGAACTGGACGGTGGCCGCGGCGGCGACGTCGAACTGGGCGAGATGGGACTGTCTGGCGAGCTGTCGGATGACCGCGTCAGCCTGGGTGGTCCGCAAAGCATTCTCCTGCCCAGCCCGAGCGATGGGTATGATGCGCAGCTCAACGCCATCAAGAACCTGGTAGCCGAAGATCCGGGCCGCGTGGCCCTGGTCGTCAAAGAGTGGATCAACGCCGATGAGTGA
- the fliE gene encoding flagellar hook-basal body complex protein FliE, producing the protein MTQGVEFNRLMLEMRAMQMDAMARAKPAPEAAPEAGVPSFADMLGKAVNKVADTQKVSTEMATAFEVGQKGVDLTDVMIASQKASVSFEAMTQVRNKLVQAYQDIMQMPV; encoded by the coding sequence ATGACCCAGGGTGTTGAGTTCAATCGCCTGATGTTGGAAATGCGAGCCATGCAGATGGATGCCATGGCCCGTGCCAAGCCTGCCCCCGAAGCAGCCCCTGAGGCCGGTGTGCCGAGCTTCGCCGACATGCTCGGCAAGGCGGTCAACAAGGTCGCGGATACCCAGAAGGTTTCCACTGAAATGGCCACCGCATTCGAGGTCGGCCAGAAAGGTGTGGACCTTACCGACGTCATGATCGCGTCGCAGAAAGCCAGCGTTTCGTTCGAGGCCATGACCCAGGTGCGTAACAAACTGGTCCAGGCCTACCAAGACATCATGCAGATGCCGGTTTGA